A genomic stretch from Garciella nitratireducens DSM 15102 includes:
- a CDS encoding DUF3343 domain-containing protein, with amino-acid sequence MEKNFILFPNYSQGLKLESLLKSNHIKYVIAPTPRQLSKCCGISIMYYKEDEKRIQSIIKSNFIQVLGFYTLD; translated from the coding sequence TTGGAAAAGAATTTTATTCTTTTTCCTAATTATAGTCAGGGATTAAAATTAGAGTCTTTATTGAAGAGTAATCATATTAAATATGTTATAGCGCCTACACCTAGACAACTTTCAAAATGTTGTGGGATTTCTATCATGTATTATAAGGAAGATGAGAAAAGGATTCAATCTATTATAAAAAGCAATTTTATACAGGTCTTAGGTTTTTATACCTTAGATTGA
- a CDS encoding acyl-CoA dehydratase activase — protein MHYIGIDIGSTASKVSVFNGENLTFNFSMPTGWSSVDTSKKIKDKLEKNGIDITKARVVATGYGRISVPYAQKTVTEISCHGKGVYYLIGEDRTIIDIGGQDIKIITLKDGKVVDFLMNDKCSAGTGRFLELMANTLGISIDKMAEMAVKGKDIKITSMCTVFAESEVISLIGRGTKREDIARGVMNSIIGRIKTLLNKHGRSARIYLTGGLCELDSFIKMLSEELNEQVETHPFARYAGSIGGAIIAKNMED, from the coding sequence GTGCACTATATTGGAATAGATATTGGATCAACAGCTTCAAAAGTTTCTGTTTTTAATGGAGAGAATTTAACCTTTAATTTTTCTATGCCAACAGGATGGAGTAGCGTAGATACTTCTAAAAAAATAAAGGATAAGTTAGAAAAAAATGGTATAGATATAACGAAAGCTCGAGTAGTAGCCACAGGATATGGTAGGATTTCTGTTCCTTATGCTCAAAAAACGGTAACAGAAATTAGTTGTCATGGAAAAGGAGTTTATTATTTAATAGGGGAAGATAGAACTATTATAGATATAGGAGGACAAGATATCAAGATCATTACATTAAAAGACGGAAAGGTTGTAGATTTTTTAATGAATGATAAATGTTCTGCTGGCACTGGAAGATTTCTTGAGCTTATGGCAAATACTTTAGGAATTTCTATAGATAAAATGGCAGAAATGGCAGTGAAGGGAAAAGACATTAAAATAACTAGTATGTGTACGGTTTTTGCAGAATCAGAAGTAATTAGCTTGATTGGAAGAGGAACCAAAAGAGAAGATATTGCTCGAGGAGTGATGAATTCTATTATTGGCCGAATAAAAACTCTTTTAAATAAACATGGTAGAAGTGCGAGAATTTATTTAACAGGAGGACTTTGTGAATTGGATTCATTTATTAAAATGTTATCAGAAGAGCTTAATGAACAAGTAGAGACTCATCCTTTTGCTAGATATGCAGGATCTATAGGAGGAGCAATTATTGCAAAAAATATGGAAGATTAA